The Deltaproteobacteria bacterium genome window below encodes:
- a CDS encoding tetratricopeptide repeat protein, giving the protein MIEIFCSTSFSKARSASIHFLSSVVFPSVLFVSLDSFSLPKEVSRNDAAIELYNRGTRIMGKSPHQAISLFEAAIERDPDLFQAHVNLGTVLKKQGRSLEAKKAYESALFIAPYDDIGLNQLGSLLVSMGKYQDAVRKTEVCVQKNLPICLELHGHALDKAGLHAKSYEIYTRLAKMFPLRSEIHQSRCSTAVRAGRNDLFEIALDDWERLLPNDPLLKKLAGD; this is encoded by the coding sequence ATGATTGAAATATTTTGTTCGACCAGTTTTTCAAAAGCGCGATCGGCATCGATCCATTTTTTGTCCTCTGTCGTGTTCCCGTCGGTCCTATTTGTATCACTCGATTCGTTTTCCTTGCCGAAAGAGGTCAGCCGAAATGATGCAGCTATTGAACTTTATAATCGAGGTACCCGTATTATGGGAAAAAGTCCCCATCAAGCGATATCGCTATTTGAAGCCGCGATTGAAAGAGATCCCGATCTTTTTCAAGCACACGTCAATCTTGGAACAGTTTTGAAAAAGCAGGGGCGGTCGCTCGAAGCAAAAAAAGCGTACGAGTCTGCGCTTTTTATAGCGCCTTACGATGATATTGGGCTCAATCAATTGGGAAGTCTCTTGGTCTCAATGGGTAAGTACCAAGATGCAGTCAGAAAAACCGAGGTGTGTGTTCAAAAAAATCTTCCAATTTGTCTTGAACTTCACGGTCACGCTTTAGACAAGGCCGGACTGCACGCAAAGTCATATGAGATCTATACGCGGCTTGCCAAAATGTTTCCCCTAAGATCGGAAATTCATCAAAGTCGATGTTCAACCGCAGTACGCGCTGGCCGCAACGATCTTTTTGAGATTGCGCTTGATGACTGGGAAAGACTTTTACCCAATGACCCATTGTTGAAGAAGCTTGCGGGGGATTAG
- a CDS encoding WYL domain-containing protein — protein sequence MRRSNQNQKSFVREQPKSIRMARGDTLERTLRVIRLLELNPRGLTATRIEALLKEEDGIDVHIKTVRRDLDVIATSGFPVEKDAEGRYLLAPVATVSKALAFSYEELMALYLARGTFETNRGSAIFNHLRGFFDKLESALGPKAHKGLQELRRHVGIKPEPSWAAGVSQEVMDTVHGACAEGHLLKIEYRSISATSASSRVVGPEAIYFADAGAYLVAKDSDNVHKLFALARIRSAERLDDQYVSSGFDLSEFLKDGIGVLRVGEIQEVLVHVDEPIASYISERRWHESQVVTRISTGIELKLKVRVNDELARWVLGLGPSAEVLAPPNLRERVRVLASEICNRIDTPRKKSAS from the coding sequence ATGAGACGCTCCAACCAGAATCAAAAAAGTTTTGTGCGAGAGCAGCCGAAGAGCATTCGTATGGCGAGAGGCGACACCTTAGAAAGAACCTTGCGAGTGATTAGGCTGCTAGAGTTAAACCCTCGTGGTTTAACCGCAACTCGAATTGAGGCACTTTTAAAAGAGGAAGATGGAATCGACGTTCACATCAAAACGGTGCGACGCGATCTAGATGTGATTGCGACTTCAGGATTTCCAGTTGAAAAGGATGCCGAGGGTCGATACCTGCTTGCGCCGGTTGCCACGGTGTCAAAGGCCCTCGCCTTTAGTTACGAAGAACTGATGGCACTTTACCTTGCGCGCGGGACGTTTGAGACAAATCGCGGAAGTGCCATTTTTAATCATCTACGTGGTTTCTTTGACAAACTTGAGTCCGCGCTGGGGCCCAAAGCACACAAGGGACTACAAGAACTTCGCCGACATGTCGGCATTAAGCCCGAACCTTCCTGGGCCGCGGGCGTTTCGCAAGAAGTTATGGATACGGTGCATGGAGCTTGTGCCGAAGGTCACCTTTTAAAAATCGAGTACAGATCAATTAGCGCGACAAGTGCTTCCTCTAGAGTCGTAGGGCCCGAAGCGATTTATTTTGCCGACGCCGGTGCCTACCTGGTTGCCAAGGATAGTGATAACGTACACAAGCTTTTTGCTTTGGCTCGCATTCGAAGCGCTGAACGACTGGACGATCAGTACGTGAGTTCGGGTTTTGATTTGTCTGAATTTCTTAAAGATGGAATTGGTGTCCTGAGGGTGGGCGAAATTCAAGAGGTGCTGGTGCATGTAGACGAACCAATCGCAAGTTACATTAGCGAGCGGCGTTGGCACGAATCCCAAGTGGTGACTCGAATTTCAACTGGTATCGAGTTAAAGCTGAAAGTCCGCGTGAATGACGAGCTCGCCCGCTGGGTTCTTGGCCTTGGGCCTTCGGCGGAAGTCTTAGCGCCGCCTAACCTGCGTGAGCGAGTTCGAGTTCTCGCCAGCGAAATCTGCAATCGAATTGATACACCAAGAAAAAAATCTGCCAGCTAG